One Archangium lipolyticum genomic window carries:
- a CDS encoding DUF4384 domain-containing protein yields MSQGARRVQDAVLEMYLASALEPEARARVEEELASSEADRERLAELRADSAAFLLRQPPAAFAARVEPEPRKERRRRWGVLLGAALATSAVAVFGGVLLRPVVETPEPEYTAKGSLVLGVYRNQAGRGVPVGPGETLGEGESIQFEVKAGASGYVAVLSRDGAGRVTVYYPYGGDAAVAYTPGQTLLPGAIELDGTPGTEALYALFSPEPFALGAAVKALESGAPLEPALPGSVRVARALLTKRP; encoded by the coding sequence ATGAGCCAGGGAGCGCGGCGCGTCCAGGACGCGGTGTTGGAGATGTACCTGGCCTCGGCGCTGGAGCCGGAGGCGAGGGCCCGGGTGGAGGAGGAGCTGGCCAGCTCGGAGGCGGATCGGGAGCGGCTCGCGGAGCTGCGAGCGGACTCGGCGGCCTTCCTGTTGCGGCAGCCGCCCGCGGCGTTCGCGGCCCGCGTGGAGCCCGAGCCTCGGAAGGAGCGGCGGAGGAGGTGGGGGGTGTTGCTCGGAGCGGCGCTGGCGACGTCCGCCGTGGCCGTGTTCGGTGGTGTGCTGCTGAGGCCCGTCGTGGAGACCCCCGAGCCCGAGTACACGGCCAAGGGGAGCCTGGTGCTGGGCGTGTACCGGAATCAGGCGGGGAGGGGCGTGCCCGTGGGCCCCGGCGAGACGCTCGGCGAGGGGGAGTCGATCCAATTCGAGGTGAAGGCTGGGGCGAGCGGATACGTGGCGGTGCTGAGCCGGGACGGAGCGGGGCGGGTGACGGTGTACTACCCGTACGGCGGGGACGCGGCGGTGGCGTATACGCCGGGCCAGACCCTGCTGCCCGGGGCCATCGAGCTGGATGGGACGCCGGGTACCGAGGCGCTGTACGCCCTCTTCTCGCCGGAGCCCTTCGCGCTGGGGGCCGCGGTGAAGGCCCTCGAGTCCGGGGCACCGCTGGAGCCCGCGCTGCCGGGCTCGGTGCGGGTGGCGCGCGCCCTGCTCACGAAGCGGCCATGA